The following DNA comes from Cygnus olor isolate bCygOlo1 chromosome 15, bCygOlo1.pri.v2, whole genome shotgun sequence.
GTCCCGCTGAGGCTGTGCTCAGAACACCTCCGAGGCTCTCGCTGCTgtgtggggctggctgctgtcCCGGAGCAGCCTGGTTTAGACCCGTTGGGCACTGCTCTGCGCTCCCACCCAGGGCAGGCCCTGTGGCAGTGAGTGCAAGGAGCGCCCCAGCATGGGTAAAAGCTTTGCCCCGATGGTGTGTCCCCGAGCTGGGGCAGGGCCCTGCTCCTCCATACCCGGGGGtgagctcagccccagctcctgctgctctgcagggccgTAAGGGTAGCTGTAACCCGAGGGCTGGAAGCTGGGGCAGTTAATTTATAACTAGCACTCTTGGTGTTAGCATTTTGCTAGCTTGGAGCCACCAGGCGATCTCCCTGTTCTGGCTCTGTGCAGACTTGCTTGGCGTGTCTGCAGCTGTTGATCTTCTCATCTCTTCCCCGGCCTCCAGATGGGGGCCGAGTGGTGAGCCCACGGGTGCAGCCTGCGCAGGGAGGTGGGAGCCAagctgggagagcaggagggGTCCCTCTGAGCAGCCAGGGCTTCCTGGAGAGCCAGCAGGGAGCTTAGTGCCTGCCTCATCTGGCAAGGCTGCCTGGAACTCGGTGGTGTAATCAGCACAGCACTGATTACAGCTCCATTTTCTAAATGAGGTGGCTGGATTTGTGGCGTAGCCAGGGTGTTCAGCTGGGCTAAGCCAGGTAGAAACCTGCTGGTGCTTCTCGTGCACCCTGCTACATCCGCGGAGGCTTTTCTCTTCCCAAAACGGGGGGGAGATTGCAGTTGCTTCTGGGGTTTGGAGTAAATCCTGTTCGGTGGGAGAGGAGTGTCTGGGTGGTAGCAGGAACGCTGTTTGCAGCTCACTCTGCTCAATAGTAGCTGCTCTGATGCTTTGTGGAGAACAGCctgggggaggcagagcagTGGGGTCTGCCCCTGCTTTGGGACTTGTTCATATGTCCTTGCAGGGAGGCTTTCGTTTCTTCCAGGAGCTGTGGGGCGTCAGAGTCTGACTTAGTGCTTCCGtactgctgggcagctgaggtGGTTGTTCATCTTCCAAGCTTCCGGATAGCTTACCCGGAGGAGAGGTGCTTCCCCATCCGATTACCCTGCTCCAACTCCAGCCTTGGACGAGATGTTTGGTAGCAGCAGCGGAAAGCGGCTTGCTCACGGGTTCAGTACAGGTTGCTAACGTGGAGGTCTCGGGTAGCCTTCAGCCAGCAGCCCTCCTGAGGCGTGACACCTGATGCAGGCTGCTCCCGGTCTCGTGGGGCTCCTCTGAGAGCAAGGTTTTGTCGGCTGGCTGTTAGTGTTGAGGTTTGGAGGAGCTGAACTGAACGAGCAAGGCTGTTCTCTTGAAAGTGTCCTGGTGTGCAGTGGAAAGGGCCGGtggctgctccttgctgccctgtgtgtggtgcagctgcaggactccctgctgggctgctcGACACTTCCTACACATCCCTTCCATTAAGGCAGCTTCCCTCTAACATCCCGCTCTAACTTTGCCTTTCAGAGTGCCTAATCCCCAGCACAGACCAGCAATGCCGTCCCTTGTGGAGAGCTCGGAGGGGGGAGACGAAGCGGAGAGCTTACGCTATGAGGAAATGGAAGATGACAACGTCAGGTGAGTAGTGCTGGCCCTGTCTTGCAACGTGGTACAGACAGGGTCTTGGGCAAGGCGGGAGAGCTCCCGGGTAAAGGAGTGGTATTTCTCCGCATCCGAAAGGGAGTGAGGGACTAGAATAGGTGATTAATCAAATGCATGTGCAGTAAAGTCTGTTTAATCAACAGTGTAGTGAAAGGGTggaagggatgggaaggaaTGATCAACAAGCAGGGTTTTTTTAGGCTTTACTCAAACTTCAGAAGTGCTTTGGCCATTTAGCAGTCTTGCTTGTGCCTTCCTTGCCAAGGTGAACTGGCCTTTCATGGCTTGCTGGACAGCCTCATGTGATAGCAGcttcttattttgaaagatgACTCTAGAGGTGAACTCTGCTCCAGTGAGCTGCATCTCTTGTCTTTGCAGAACACCCACTGGTCTAGGCAAGGGTCTGTTCCTGGGGGTTAGTTTAAAAGACAGATTCAGGCACAGCGTCAGCCTCCTTACTCAGTTATgctcttctccagccttttCAGTGTCTACAGGATTGATCTGAAAAGTGGATGTGGAGCAGCCTGAGTAAGCTGAGCTGGAAACAAGTCCAGCTGGGACTGAGGCTGCCCTCAGCGAAGGGAAATAAGTAGCTGCATTATTCCTACAGAGATTGGGGCTGCTTCTGTAAGGTGATGTTCTGCAGAACATACATGTATTCATACTTCATTCAACAGTACACAGAACTGTTTGGTTGTCCCTCTGTGCAATTAGTAGCTGCCTGCTAGTAGACGTGATGCCGTTGCACTCAATGCACTCCATGAATCAtgtcttaaaagcaaaaacttaAGGTATGGAAATGAGAAGGGTGAGTAGGGTGGCTCCCAGGATACCGGGGTGGTTGGGTTTGCTTCTCTTGGACTAACTTCTCACGAAACTGAGCCTGTTACGCTTCCAGGCGCTCCTGTTGTGTCCAGGCCTTCTCTAGCCTGTTGGATGCGTGAGTGTGGAGTGTTCAAAGTCTCCCTTACAGCTAACATACACAGTTTTTATGACTGCTTTGCTGCAGATAGCATGTTCAAAATGCACTGTGGCATAATTTTGTGAGCGTGGGTGTTGAGAACTGTACCAAACTTCTCAGGTAGTGCAGTGGCTGTAATCTAAGCTGATACATTTCTAGAAGGAGAGCCTGTGAAAACCTGCAAAACCAGTGTAATTCAGGATAAGAAAGCTTTTTAAGGATGTTCCTGCCCTGTTTTGTTGCTGGgctctcatttcttcttcagcaaCTAATATAATACCACTGATGCCCCAGTTAGAAAAGCCTGTGTGTTCATCTGCGGAGACCAAGGAGGGATACTACTGAGCTCTTAGCCTGCCCTGGTAGTTGCCCTTGATACGCTCAAGGTCTCCTTTTTTAGTGTTGCTGGGGCTCACAGGGGTGAGAAGGAAAAGTAACAGTGCAAGCACCTGGGGATTCTTGGCAATTGCTTCGGCATCCTGGGTCTGAGCCTCCGGTAAGGATCAGGCCTCTCGCACTGGCAAGTCTGGCTGGCCCGTgggagcctggctgctgcccccgTCACCTCCTCCAGGTGGTGCCAGTTGCAGCCTGGGGTGGGCTGAGGGACCCCCCAGGATGGCTGGCGAGGGCTGGAGGCTCCCTCCAAACGCAGCAGGGACAAGCTGCTCGCTGTACCTGGAGGTGGAGTGAAAGGAGCTCTCCCTGCTTGCCTGCAGCCCCACCGACCTTTCAGAGTTGCTGAAGGATGGGACTAAGGAATCCCACGACCGTGCGGAGAACACTCAGTTTGTCAAAGACTTCCTGAAAGGACGGATCAAGAAGGAGCTCTTCAAGGTGAGTGCGGCTGTGCTCCTTGGCAGAGGAGCTCTTTGACGTACCCGATGACTGATGCAGGCTGGAGCGTGCTGGCCCAGAACAACTTGGGTGGAAGTGCTGGGCGTCTGGCCACATGTCTGCGGGCTGCTTGGGGCAGGTGCAGCTGCCACACAGACACTGGTGGTGTGAGCTGCTCAGGAGTGAAGTCTGGGTGGGTTTACGGCACTGATTTTGGCCTCTGGAGGCAAAGCTAGTCTCTGTCTCAGTCAAAGGTAAAGCTTGACTTCAGatcaaattcctttttcttctgaacagaaGGGGTGGGATTTGGGGTACAAGTAGCACTGtctgatcctgaaggtcttgGCACACTTGGTATTCTCTAGCACGAGGCTGTTGGTGCTGGTTGTACCCTCAGGATGAGCTTAGTCCCTGTGCCTCGCCGGCAAGGTGACAGGAGGCCCAGAGCATGCAGCTGGCAACATTAGGCTAATTCTTAGCTCCTGCTCTGTAGGCAGTGTTGTTAGGAGCACGAGTAGAGAAGGTTCTTCAAGTGACACGTGCCTGGTTCGGGCTCTCCAGGCAGGTTTTGTGTCGAGCCGGGGGGTTTTCTCCTCATGTACCCCAACTCCGTGCAGGGGTGGGGCAGCCACAAAGTGTCATGTGCCTCTCAAGTGAATGGCCTCTCACATCCGCTGTGCTTTGTCCGTAGCTGGCTACTGTGGCACTTTACTTCACATACTCTGCTCTGGAAGAGGAAATGGATCGCAATAAGGACAACCCAGTCTTTGCTCCTCTGTATTTCCCTCTAGAGCTTCACCGGAAAGAAGCATTGATCAAagacatgaaatatttctatggAGAAGACTGGAAAGAGAAGATACAGTGCTCAGAGGCAACACAGCACTATGTGGACAGAATCCACCATGTGGGGCAGCATGAGCCTGAGCTGCTAGTGGCTCATGCTTACACACGCTACATGGGGGACCTCTCAGGTGGCCAGGTGCTGAAGAAGGTAGCCCAGAGGGCCCTGAAGTTGCCCAGTACTGATGAAGGGATCCAATTCTACgtgtttgaaaacatttccaatgCGCAGCAGTTCAAGCAGTTGTACAGAGCGAGGCTGAATGCACTAGACTTGGACAAGAGCTGTAAGGAACGGATCGTGGAAGAGGCCAACAGAGCCTTCGGATTTAACATGCAGGTACTACATCCCTTGAGCCCCTATAGATGTAGGTGCTGCTACTTCCAGCTCTGGACCAGCTTTTAGGCCTGGGTTAATTCAGTCCACTGCTCACCTGGGCATAGTGGTTTGGGTCAGAGGCCAGGTGGTGGGGCTctggtgtgtgtggggggaggtTCTGCCTTTGCTGTGTGGGATTCTAGGTTGAATAGCTCTTTTGCTAGTTTCTGGAGACATGGCTGGTATCAGGCAGGAATTCCTCCCACACACCAGCACCACAGCTGAGCCCTGGAGGCTAAATTGAGATAACTTTGCCATAAGATTGCCAAGGGCTGTGTGGCTTTGAAGCAGCAGCGAGAGCAAAGCTCTCACTTTGAGGCAGCCTCAATCAATTTGAGTGCATTGCACTTTACTCATCCCACGTCTCACCCAGAGATGCCGCACGTTGCTGAGTGGCCAGACATGTCTGTAAGCTTGTGGCCCCCTTTTACTTCCCTCAGTGTTTGCCTGTCATAAAACGTGACTGAGCTGCACTGGGGGATGAGCATAGTCTCAGTTACTGGATGCAAGCTTTCATCTGTGCCCATAGCAGGTCACTGTGGTTTAAGCTGCTCAGAAGTGTGGCAGGACGTGGCAGGTTTCTCTGTTGGGATCCTTGCAGAAgctctggcagcagggaggggagaacTCTGCCTTGTGGCAGGCTAGAGGGCAAACAGCAGGGTGATGCTGCGTCTCACTGCTGGGTTTAACAGCTTTTGGTATGGGCTGCGCCTTCTGAGCTGTGGCGCATCCCAGACGTCACCACACATCTGCCTGCGAGGCGCTCTGAAATGAGTACCGAATGCTGCGTTTGGGATCTGGGTGGAGGGAGGCAGAAGCAGCTCctgcttgttctccagatcATCCCGTGGGTCTGGATGAAAGCTGCCCGGCTCTGCTCACTTTGTGTGCTCACTGTGCCCACGCACAGGTATTTGATGAGCTGGACAAGATCGGCAAGTCACTGACGGAAGAAGCCCAAGAAGGAGGCCTTCCAGTCCACGATGGAAAAGGAGACCTACGCAAATGCCCTTACTATGCAGACAAACTAGGTAGGTTGCGGGCAGTGAGGGAGCAGCTGCATGAATGTGGCGAAAGACTCGCAGCACTAACGATTTCTGTGTTCTAGCAGGCAAGGCAGCACCCGGCTGTCCCTACCACGCTGCCGTGGCCTTGGCAAAGCAGCCCCTGGTGCAGCTGATCCTCGCGGCTTGCGTtgctgtggcagcaggagctgcagcgtGGTACCTAATGTGATGCCAAGGCTGCCACCCGGCTCTTGGTGGTGGCAAGGCGCACCCTGTCCTTTTCCAAACTGTTCCCTTGCCATTGGTGGAGTTGACTGCAGGGAAGTAAGGGGGGGGAAATCTGGGAGACTGTCCAAGACTTTTTGCACACCAATAATGCAAGCACAGTAATATAATGTCTTTAGCTAACTAGTGTACAGGACTGGTCTGGTGAGAAGATGTGAGGATTCCACTTCAGCgctgctctgctcaggctgGAGCAGCTTTTAAGGCTAGAGACGTCTTGTCCTGTAGTGACAAAGTCTGCACATGCTTGgcttttcatctctttccctGGAGCAGTCTCTGGAGGGTGTttcctgccctgggctgcaACCCAAGAATGTGTCATCAGTCTTTTCAGTGAAGAGCACTCGGTTTTGTACCCTGAGAAACTGATGTTTCAGTCATGCTGCGGTGGTTGTGCCACAGGCCCGTTAGCTCAGAGGAATGTCCTGCTTGTTGCAGTGTCCCAGGGACCAAGCATAACTCATGGGTGGAAGCTCCCTGGGTGAAGGGACAGGACCAAATGTGTGGGTTGGGGGTATGAAGGTGTCAGATGTATATTGTGCAACATCAATTCTTTGCTGAAGCCTTGACTGGAATAAAAACTTGCTATGCTGTAGCTGGGGAAAGCCAGAGGTATCAGTGTGGGAGAATGTAGGCCtgggggggaggaaggctgGGGCAGAGGTTAATGGAGTGAAGCAGTTTTGTCTTGTTCTGACTCACCCACTCTGAGGCACTCCTGTCATGCCCACCCCATCCCCGCTGCGTCCTCTTGGTTGTTCATTTACTCGGCTCCTGTGAGGTGACCCGCTGCTGCTGTAGGTGCCTGCTGCCCCTGCTTACCTGGGCCTTTCCCCTTCGGAGGAGCCTCCTGGTCACCCCTCCTTGTCCTCTCCTCTGATGGGAGGAAATGCTTCCCTCGAGGCAGGTGCCCTGTGTTACACAGCTGCTTCTGCGCCCTCTGTgtcccagagctgtgctgggccGCACCAAGGGCTGCTGGTGCCgctctgccttcctccagcactgcccctGTTGCCCCCTTCCTTGCTGGCTGCGTGGACGGGAGCGGggtgcctgggctgcagcctggggctgtTACCTCCCACCCTAACAGCGTGGGCTGGGGGGGATGCTGCTCCTCCCCATGCACACTTATACAATCCCTTCTCAGCTTCCTTGGGGTAGATCTGTGCATTTGGGAGcggggagaaagaaaagacgAATGCTGATCTCAGGGTCTGATGTTTATTTACATACAAACACTGGGACAAGTGCCACAGTTCCACCTCTGAGcaaacagcagctgcctgtgcagGCCAGGCTGTGTTTGCAGACCTGCTTACTGAGAAGCCTCCCCTGCTTACCTGGGGGGGGCTgtgtgctccagctgcaggagctgtgggaAGGGATGCGAGGTGTGGCCATAGAGGGACTGAAAATGCCTCCCAGGGCCTCTTGCCATTCTCTGTCACAGCGCTGCTGGCAGCTTGTGTTGCTGCCTGCTTGCCCCCATCCTTCTGCCCCACGTGAAGTGAGCTAAAAGTAAACCCCTACACCCACATGCAATGAGGAATGGGTGCCCCCCAGACCCTGCTGGGCTCGGGGTGGggatgcagctctgctgcagcgGGTCTGCTCCAGAGCTGGGAGCCAGGTAACAAACTCCCCTACTCTACAGTGCTGGGGGCAGGTAGCAACATGCTGGATGCACTTCTGCTAACGGCTGGCCGGGTGGGTGGGGAGCAGCCGGGGGGGCTTTCCTTCCCCAAAGCAtccacagcagggctggcaggaggcgCATGCAGCTGGAGCGGCTGTGGCGGTGCTCTGGCAGGACGGGTGGGCTGACGAAGggtgcagtgctgcagccccagggcaagGCAGCCACCCtatccccccccccacacacacacacgcctTGGAGGCAGCTCTGTGTGCTTCTCCTTGGGAAGTGTTGCCTGTGGGCTGCACACTGACCTGGCTGGAGAGGGCGTTGAGCCACGCCAGAACCTGACACCGACCCCTCTGCCTCCTCAAGGCCAAGCCTCCACTAGGCCCGTTCCTAAAAGGGCTGCAGCTGAGCCAGGTGGCTGTGCATCCTCCACTGCGTGCTCCGTTGGCTGCTTGGgctccccctgtcccctccaggtTAGCGCGtgccccctgcctgcagcagctcccggcCGGGGCACCGTGTCTAAGCACCCCCGCTGAGGGGTGGGTGCCTCCGTCAGCTGCTGCTCGCCCCCAGCTTGCTCCAGGCGCGAGGGGGCCCCGCTGATGCCCTGGAGCATATGGGGTGCAGAACCACGTCCCGCTCCTGCgtgctgccaggcagctgcCGGAGGGAGCCCCGTGCACAGCAGCTGGGTCCTCAGCCCCCTCGTCCCCTGTGCACCCACACCAGCGTCCCCAATCCAACATTCACAGCACGGACCGGAGCTCGGGGAAGGTGGTCACAGCtcggggcaggagggaggcggGGATATGCACATACACACCACCAGCGGGTTAAGCGAAGGAGTGTTGCACACACGTAGACTAGGACGGCAGTGGGAGAGGGGCCGGTCTCATTCCAGTGGCTCGGGCTCCCGGGGTGCTGTTAGCACATGCGCTTGTACGTGTAGATATAGGCCTTGCAGTTGGGACACGTGTGGGTCACATCCTTGAAGTCATCGAACAGGCAGGGgatgaggcagcagcagaggtcaCACCTGGAGCACAGGGAGATGCAGAGTGCTGTGAGCTCACGCCCTGGGCACAGCTGCAGGTGCGGGAGGGAAAGCAAGAAGGgcccacgggggggggggggggggtcactcTGGGGCCAGACGTGTGCAGAAGACTGGTGAGtacctgctgctgggggccagcagggccagccctTGGCTGCAAGGCGACACCACGGCTCTGCAGCGCTGCGGTTCCGGGCACGGATGGCTCCTGTACCGGTGGCGCCACAGCAGGCCTTTGGAAATGGCACCTTGCCCTCccctggcaggagctgagggCTCCAGGCACTGCCACCCCCCAGGAACtgcacccccccacccccccctgTGCAGCCCCAGTAATGATTCAGTGCCGAGgcccccctccccctccacTGCGTCCAACAGCACGGCCAAAGCCGCCGGCATCACGGCCACCAGGACTGGGGCAGAGCAAGCACCATCACCGagtggctgctggtggtggggaggccccagctctgcccgcAGCACCTACCCCACGAAGCAGCAGAAGAAGCCAAGAAGGAAGCTCATGAGCCCGATCTCGTAGGAGATCTTGGTGGTGATGGCTTGCTGGCAGTGGGGACACACCGTCTGCACGGGGGCGCCCTGGAAGATCTCTCCCTGCAGCACGGTCACTGTGGTGGCAGCCCCCGAAGGGACGAGCACTGTTGCCGTGTGGCCGCCAGGCGAGGGATAGTGGCCCGGAGCAGGGTAGTAGCCCATGGGAGGGTGAGGGCCTGGCGGTGGGTAGTAACCTGCTGGGAAGGAGAAACGGGCACAGATGAACGGCTGCGGGGGGCAGGAGAGGCCACGTCCCCAGGGCACTGCGCCCTGCTGCCGCAGCACGCCCTCGGTTATGTGTctgggggctgccctgctgcaggctgcccagggcggGTGCCGtgccccccagcctgccctaAGGACCCGCTGCATGCCCCTAAAGGCAGCCCCAGCGCCCGGTCGCGGCCTCCCCTCCCTGAGGCACCTCCGGGACCCCCCACCCGTCACCACCCCCTGCTGCCGCAGCTCCTCGCGGCACTCACCAGGCGGCACGTAGGGCCCGGAGCTGTCGGTGGGCATGTGCGGGGGCACGAACCCCGGCTGCGGAGGCTCATAGGGAGGGGGCCCAAATTCAGGAGGGGGGATGGGAACCCCCTGGGGCTGTCCCACGGCTGGGGAGACGCCATCTGGAAGGAAACACGGAGTCAcgggaggcagcagaggggaaTGGGGAGGTGGTGGCTTGGCTGGGTGGTCTGAGGGGGGTGgcctctgcagggacaggggctATGGAATGGGaaggggggggctgcagggaagaggTGAGGGGGCAGAGCAAATGGGAAGGGGCTGTGACAAGCATGGGGAAGGAACTGCCTCTGTGCCCAGTGGGCAATTCCCCCAGGACACAGCAGGAGGCCTGTGGGGCTGCGCTGAGCGAGGCTAGAGCCTCGTCCTCTGGGCCACAAGAAGCCGAAATTCCCCCTGAGCGAGCAAGCAAAGCAGGGGGGTGCTTTCTGCTCTTGTCATTGCTCCTGGGACCTCCTGCCTCCCTGGAGGGCGAGGTGGTGACACAGAGCAGGGCGTCGCGCCAGACACCCCAGTGCCTGCACGCCAAGGGCACCGCAGAGAGAAGGGGCCATGACCAAGCTGCTCCCGGGGAAGCTGcgctccccctgctcctgcccactTAGCAGAGACCCCCCCCCGTCAccccagagcagctgggacCCCCACGGTACCTGTGGCAGGGGGTGGGCCGTGCTTCTCCTCTATCAGCGGTGCTGAGGGGCCGCCTGGGTAGGGTGGCGGAGGGTCATTGGACATGGCTCAGGGCTGCCCTGCAAGGAAAGACGCCGTGAGCGGAGATGCCCGCTGGGAGGAGGTGGCTGCTGactgggggctggggctggtaCCACTGCGGCATCGGCCTCAGCCCCACCAAGGGGAAACACAAAGCCACAAAGCCTTGGCCGTGAGGCTGGACAGGCTTTGACCCAGGCAGCAAAGGCaaatgcctgctgctggctccgcgGGCTTCCCCTGTACTGCCCACTGCGACATCAGCCCCTGCGTGCCGCTCCCAGCAGCACCGCCTGCCTGCCCTGAGCAGCGCCCTGCTGgaggctgccctgccctgtgctccAGGACCACAGGCGGGGAGGAGCTGCCCACAGCTTCCAAAGACCCCCGGCAGAGCCCCGTGCAAAGCTGCACCCCCTGAGCCTGAAGCACAAACTGGGGCAGAGGAGCAGACCCACAGAGAGCACCCCTAAATATCACCGTGGCATGG
Coding sequences within:
- the HMOX2 gene encoding heme oxygenase 2 isoform X8, giving the protein MPSLVESSEGGDEAESLRYEEMEDDNVSPTDLSELLKDGTKESHDRAENTQFVKDFLKGRIKKELFKLATVALYFTYSALEEEMDRNKDNPVFAPLYFPLELHRKEALIKDMKYFYGEDWKEKIQCSEATQHYVDRIHHVGQHEPELLVAHAYTRYMGDLSGGQVLKKVAQRALKLPSTDEGIQFYVFENISNAQQFKQLYRARLNALDLDKSCKERIVEEANRAFGFNMQVFDELDKIGKSLTEEAQEGGLPVHDGKGDLRKCPYYADKLGKAAPGCPYHAAVALAKQPLVQLILAACVAVAAGAAAWYLM
- the CDIP1 gene encoding cell death-inducing p53-target protein 1 isoform X2, which produces MSNDPPPPYPGGPSAPLIEEKHGPPPATDGVSPAVGQPQGVPIPPPEFGPPPYEPPQPGFVPPHMPTDSSGPYVPPGYYPPPGPHPPMGYYPAPGHYPSPGGHTATVLVPSGAATTVTVLQGEIFQGAPVQTVCPHCQQAITTKISYEIGLMSFLLGFFCCFVGCDLCCCLIPCLFDDFKDVTHTCPNCKAYIYTYKRMC
- the HMOX2 gene encoding heme oxygenase 2 isoform X7, whose product is MPSLVESSEGGDEAESLRYEEMEDDNVSPTDLSELLKDGTKESHDRAENTQFVKDFLKGRIKKELFKLATVALYFTYSALEEEMDRNKDNPVFAPLYFPLELHRKEALIKDMKYFYGEDWKEKIQCSEATQHYVDRIHHVGQHEPELLVAHAYTRYMGDLSGGQVLKKVAQRALKLPSTDEGIQFYVFENISNAQQFKQLYRARLNALDLDKSCKERIVEEANRAFGFNMQVFDELDKIGKSLTEEAQEGGLPVHDGKGDLRKCPYYADKLAGKAAPGCPYHAAVALAKQPLVQLILAACVAVAAGAAAWYLM
- the HMOX2 gene encoding heme oxygenase 2 isoform X5 yields the protein MPGGRAASRVSAAGQRESGGGGDGRVPNPQHRPAMPSLVESSEGGDEAESLRYEEMEDDNVSPTDLSELLKDGTKESHDRAENTQFVKDFLKGRIKKELFKLATVALYFTYSALEEEMDRNKDNPVFAPLYFPLELHRKEALIKDMKYFYGEDWKEKIQCSEATQHYVDRIHHVGQHEPELLVAHAYTRYMGDLSGGQVLKKVAQRALKLPSTDEGIQFYVFENISNAQQFKQLYRARLNALDLDKSCKERIVEEANRAFGFNMQVFDELDKIGKSLTEEAQEGGLPVHDGKGDLRKCPYYADKLAGKAAPGCPYHAAVALAKQPLVQLILAACVAVAAGAAAWYLM
- the HMOX2 gene encoding heme oxygenase 2 isoform X6; the protein is MPGGRAASRVSAAGQRESGGGGDGRVPNPQHRPAMPSLVESSEGGDEAESLRYEEMEDDNVSPTDLSELLKDGTKESHDRAENTQFVKDFLKGRIKKELFKLATVALYFTYSALEEEMDRNKDNPVFAPLYFPLELHRKEALIKDMKYFYGEDWKEKIQCSEATQHYVDRIHHVGQHEPELLVAHAYTRYMGDLSGGQVLKKVAQRALKLPSTDEGIQFYVFENISNAQQFKQLYRARLNALDLDKSCKERIVEEANRAFGFNMQVFDELDKIGKSLTEEAQEGGLPVHDGKGDLRKCPYYADKLGKAAPGCPYHAAVALAKQPLVQLILAACVAVAAGAAAWYLM
- the CDIP1 gene encoding cell death-inducing p53-target protein 1 isoform X1 is translated as MSNDPPPPYPGGPSAPLIEEKHGPPPATDGVSPAVGQPQGVPIPPPEFGPPPYEPPQPGFVPPHMPTDSSGPYVPPAGYYPPPGPHPPMGYYPAPGHYPSPGGHTATVLVPSGAATTVTVLQGEIFQGAPVQTVCPHCQQAITTKISYEIGLMSFLLGFFCCFVGCDLCCCLIPCLFDDFKDVTHTCPNCKAYIYTYKRMC
- the HMOX2 gene encoding heme oxygenase 2 isoform X3, with translation MASAAASSRRQPAPGRRRAAGRRPPFSASLRGAGAARHWPSPSRVPRTQRLRGAAAVRGRGRGGLRGTAGTPRSGAGHDLPRGPGGRAAVLPPARGRREGSSEWQPSRVPNPQHRPAMPSLVESSEGGDEAESLRYEEMEDDNVSPTDLSELLKDGTKESHDRAENTQFVKDFLKGRIKKELFKLATVALYFTYSALEEEMDRNKDNPVFAPLYFPLELHRKEALIKDMKYFYGEDWKEKIQCSEATQHYVDRIHHVGQHEPELLVAHAYTRYMGDLSGGQVLKKVAQRALKLPSTDEGIQFYVFENISNAQQFKQLYRARLNALDLDKSCKERIVEEANRAFGFNMQVFDELDKIGKSLTEEAQEGGLPVHDGKGDLRKCPYYADKLGKAAPGCPYHAAVALAKQPLVQLILAACVAVAAGAAAWYLM